From a single Brassica rapa cultivar Chiifu-401-42 chromosome A01, CAAS_Brap_v3.01, whole genome shotgun sequence genomic region:
- the LOC103830773 gene encoding E3 ubiquitin-protein ligase CSU1, which translates to MPQRHSKNNNDLAYFTYDEKKKLGYGTQRERLGKDSIKPFDACSLCLKPFIDPMCCHKGHVFCRECILECFLAQKKDIQRRLAAHASQKNQDKDEEEERLMLQKARELDEFDQQNHGALPRYSDKSQSQDKNGFHGANSVKATSFEEEALRTMKAFWLPSATPGASVRVEAPETHTVCPEGKEKLKLKNLFAIRFTEDNSEEEEKKAKSSSTSSYDKTYICPSCKVTLTNTMSLVALSSCGHVFCKKCGEKFMPVDKVCLVCDKPCKDRNLVGLKKGGTGFAEHDDHLEAKEYKHLGSGSGLGMVRMGKT; encoded by the exons ATGCCGCAAAGACACTCGAAGAACAACAACGATCTCGCCTACTTCACGTACgacgagaagaagaagctaGGGTATGGGACCCAGAGGGAGAGGTTGGGGAAAGACTCGATCAAGCCCTTCGATGCTTGCTCCCTCTGCTTGAAACCCTTCATCGATCCCATGTGTTGCCACAAGGGTCATGTCTTCTGCAGAGAGTGTATCCTCGAGTGCTTCCTCGCGCAGAAGAAAGACATCCAGAG GAGGCTTGCTGCCCATGCTTCTCAAaagaatcaagataaggacgaagaagaagagaggctAATGTTACAAAAGGCTAGAGAGCTCGACGAGTTTGATCAGCAAAACCATGGTGCTTTGCCTCGATACAGTGACAAGAGCCAAAGCCAGGACAAGAATGGTTTTCACGGGGCCAACAGTGTGAAGGCGACTTCTTTTGAAGAAGAGGCGCTTAGGACGATGAAAGCCTTCTGGCTTCCTTCGGCTACACCTGGAGCTTCAGTTAGAGTTGAAGCTCCTGAAACTCATACGGTCTGTCCAGAGGGCAAAGAGAAGCTCAAGCTTAAGAACCTCTTTGCTATCCGTTTCACCGAAGATAACAGcgaagaggaagagaagaaggcgAAATCGTCATCAACAAGCTCTTATGACAAAACCTACATTTGCCCGAGCTGCAAAGTCACTCTGACTAACACCATGTCTCTTGTGGCACTTAGCTCATGCGGACATGTTTTCTGCAAGAAGTGTGGTGAAAAGTTTATGCCCGTGGACAAAGTCTGTCTTGTGTGTGACAAACCTTGCAAGGACAGGAACTTGGTTGGGTTGAAGAAAGGAGGCACTGGTTTTGCTGAGCATGACGATCATCTTGAGGCTAAAGAGTACAAGCATTTGGGTAGTGGCTCTGGTTTAGGGATGGTGAGGATGGGTAAGACATGA
- the LOC103830809 gene encoding equilibrative nucleotide transporter 3-like has product MILNSLLCLLFIFPLFTLLFLLHLNICDNKEEVKNMNIETENIPRKLEGKFGAMVVCCILGVGQLVAWNTILTISDYYYQVFPEYHPSRVLTLVYQPFVLGTIFILVFMGKKKKNQKQIAIGYTIFFIGSLLLIILDVATKGEGTLLAYIFLCSIVACFGMANAHVEGAMLGELSFMCPEFIQSFVAGLGVAGAITSALRLVTKAVFDKSPNGLRKGALLFLAFSTLIEFICMLLYIYMFPKLPIVKHYYAKAESNHVEADETKITQLSNKELLDQNMGLAINLFLIYALTLSIFPGFLYENTGEHKLGSWYPLVLVASYNVWDAFSRYIPLSKHLKIESIKWITSCVLVRFLFVPAFYFTAKSADQGWMVLLTSLLGLTNGYLTVCVLANKPKSKYNVLETDALGNLLVSFMLGGIFAGVCLGWLWLIGTKSSF; this is encoded by the exons ATGATTCTGAATTCTCTTCTTTGTCTTTTGTTCATTTTTCCTTTGTTCACACTTCTATTCTTACTTCATCTAAACATTTGTGACAACAAAGaagaagttaaaaacatgaacatTGAAACTGAGAACATCCCAAGGAAGCTCGAG GGTAAGTTTGGAGCTATGGTGGTATGTTGTATCTTAGGAGTAGGACAACTTGTGGCATGGAACACAATACTCACTATTTCCGATTATTACTATCAAGTATTCCCT GAATATCATCCTTCAAGAGTTCTTACTCTAGTTTACCAGCCATTTGTCCTGGGAACTATATTCATCTTGGTTTTCatggggaaaaagaagaagaaccagaaGCAAATTGCTATCGGTTATACCATTTTCTTCATCGGCTCTCTTCTTTTGATTATT ttAGACGTGGCTACCAAAGGAGAAGGAACTCTATTAGCATACATCTTTTTATGTTCGATTGTTGCATGTTTTGGGATGGCGAATGCTCATGTAGAAGGGGCCATGCTCGGAGAGCTTTCATTCATGTGTCCTGAGTTTATTCAG TCATTTGTCGCGGGTCTAGGCGTAGCCGGAGCCATAACATCTGCTTTGAGGCTTGTTACCAAAGCGGTATTCGATAAATCTCCGAACGGTCTTCGAAAAGGCGCTT TGCTATTCTTGGCATTTTCGACTTTGATCGAGTTCATTTGCATGCTTCtctatatttacatgtttccaAAGCTACCAATTGTTAAACATTATTATGCAAAGGCGGAATCAAACCATGTAGAAGCTGACGAAACGAAAATCACGCAATTAAGCAACAAAGAGTTGCTCGATCAAAACATGGGCCTTGCAATCAATCTTTTCCTCATCTACGCCCTGACTTTGTCAATATTTCCTGGATTTTTGTACGAGAACACTGGAGAACACAAACTTGGTTCATG GTACCCTCTTGTACTTGTTGCTTCATATAATGTGTGGGATGCTTTCTCGAGATATATTCCTCTTAGCAAACACCTAAAAATTGAATCAATAAAATGGATCACTTCATGCGTGCTTGTGCGGTTCTTATTTGTCCCAGCTTTTTACTTCACTGCAAAAAGCGCAGATCAAGGATGGATGGTGTTACTGACATCTCTTTTGGGACTGACCAACGGTTATCTAACTGTCTGTGTTCTCGCAAATAAGCCTAAGAGTAAATACAAT GTTTTGGAGACAGATGCTTTGGGGAATTTGCTAGTATCTTTTATGTTAGGAGGAATATTCGCAGGTGTTTGCCTTGGTTGGCTTTGGCTAATAGGCACCAAAAGTTCCTTTTAG